In Camelina sativa cultivar DH55 chromosome 16, Cs, whole genome shotgun sequence, a single window of DNA contains:
- the LOC104749153 gene encoding homeobox-leucine zipper protein HDG1 isoform X1 → MNFNGFLDNTSSGVDGAGASKLLSDVPYNNNHHFSFSAVDTMLGTTAAITPSLHSRTPNSRPFSSHGLSLGLQQTNGEMSRNGEVLLESNVTREKKTSRGGGEDVTTESRSESDNAEAVSGDDLDTSDDRPPFKKKKRYHRHTPKQIQDLESVFKECAHPDEKQRLDLSRRLNLDPRQVKFWFQNRRTQMKTQIERHENALLRQENDKLRAENMSVREAMRNPMCGNCGGPAVLADISMEEQHLRIENSRLKDELDRVCALTGKFLGRSNGSHYIPDSALVLGVGVGSAGCNGGAGGGGFTLSSPRFEISNGTGSGLASVNHHQPSVSVSDFDHRSRYLDLALAAMDELVNMAQTRDPLWVRSSDTGFDVLNREEYDTSFSRCVGPKPDGFVSEASKESGTVIINSLALVETLMDSERWAEMFPSMISRTSTTEIISSGMGGTRNGALHLMQAEFQLLSPLVPVRQVSFLRFCKQHAEGVWAVVDVSIDSIREGSSSSCRRLPSGCLVQDMANGYSKVTWIEHTEYDENRTHRLYRPLLSCGLAFGAHRWMAALQRQCECLTILMSSTVSPSPSPTPINCNGRKSMLKLAKRMTDNFCGGVCASSLQKWSKLNVGNVDEDVRIMTRKSVNIPGEPPGIVLNAATSVWMPVSPRRLFDFLGNEGLRSEWDILSNGGPMKEMAHIAKGHDHSNSVSLLRASAVNANQSSMLILQETSIDAAGALVVYAPVDIPAMQAVMNGGDSAYVALLPSGFAILPNAQAGTQRCATEEPNGNGNGNGNGGMCMEEGGSLLTVAFQILVNSLPTAKLTVESVETVNNLISCTVQMIKAALHCDST, encoded by the exons ATGAATTTCAACGGTTTTCTCGACAATACTTCCTCCGGCGTCGACGGTGCCGGAGCCTCGAAGCTTCTCTCCGATGTTCCGTACAATAATAACCACCACTTCTCTTTCTCCGCCGTTGACACCATGCTCGGAACCACCGCCGCCATTACTCCTTCTCTCCACAGCCGTACACCTAACTCTCGCCCTTTCTCTTCTCATGGCCTCTCCCTCGGACTC CAGCAGACAAATGGAGAGATGAGTAGAAACGGAGAGGTACTATTGGAGTCGAATGTAACTCGCGAGAAGAAGACtagtagaggaggaggagaagatgtAACAACAGAAAGCAGATCTGAAAGTGATAACGCTGAAGCTGTCTCCGGTGACGATTTAGATACCTCCGATGATAGACCTCctttcaaaaagaagaaacgttACCATCGTCACACCCCTAAACAAATTCAAGACCTCGAATc ggtttttaaagaGTGTGCACATCCAGACGAGAAGCAACGTCTTGATCTTAGCCGTCGACTTAACTTAGATCCTCGTCAAGTCAAGTTCTGGTTCCAGAATCGTCGGACTCAGATGAAG ACCCAGATTGAGCGGCATGAGAACGCTTTGTTGAGGCAAGAGAACGACAAGCTTCGAGCTGAGAATATGTCAGTACGCGAAGCTATGAGAAACCCTATGTGCGGTAACTGCGGCGGACCTGCCGTTCTCGCCGACATCTCCATGGAAGAGCAACATCTTCGCATCGAAAACTCCCGTCTTAAAGATGAGCTTGACCGTGTCTGTGCCTTAACCGGTAAATTCCTTGGCCGGTCTAACGGTTCTCATTATATACCGGACTCCGCACTTGTTCTCGGTGTTGGTGTTGGCTCTGCTGGATGTAAcggtggtgctggtggtgggGGTTTCACTCTCTCGTCTCCTAGATTTGAGATTTCTAATGGAACCGGTTCTGGTTTGGCTTCGGTTAACCATCATCAACCATCGGTTAGTGTTAGTGATTTTGATCATAGATCGAGGTATTTGGATTTGGCTCTTGCCGCTATGGATGAGCTTGTCAATATGGCTCAGACACGTGACCCGCTCTGGGTTAGGAGTTCGGATACTGGTTTTGATGTGTTGAACCGGGAAGAGTACGACACAAGTTTTAGTCGGTGTGTTGGACCTAAACCAGATGGGTTTGTCTCAGAAGCTTCTAAAGAATCTGGGACTGTTATCATCAATAGCTTAGCCCTCGTTGAAACTTTGATGGACTCG gaacgATGGGCGGAAATGTTTCCAAGTATGATCTCAAGaacttcaaccactgagattaTCTCTAGTGGCATGGGAGGGACACGAAATGGTGCACTTCACctg ATGCAAGCAGAGTTTCAACTGCTGTCTCCACTAGTGCCGGTTAGACAAGTCTCGTTCTTGCGGTTCTGTAAACAGCACGCAGAAGGTGTTTGGGCGGTCGTGGATGTCTCAATTGATTCCATTAGAGAAGGATCTTCTTCGAGCTGTAGAAGGTTACCGTCCGGTTGCCTCGTACAAGACATGGCCAATGGCTACTCTAAG GTAACATGGATAGAGCATACGGAGTATGACGAAAACCGCACCCACCGTTTATACCGACCGTTACTCAGCTGTGGCCTAGCGTTTGGCGCACATCGATGGATGGCTGCGTTACAACGTCAATGCGAATGCCTAACCATTCTCATGTCCTCCACTGTTTCCCCTTCCCCTAGCCCAACCC CCATAAACTGCAATGGGAGAAAAAGTATGCTAAAGCTAGCGAAGAGGATGACTGATAATTTCTGCGGGGGAGTCTGTGCTTCATCATTACAGAAATGGAGCAAACTTAACGTAGGTAACGTGGACGAGGACGTTAGGATCATGACTAGGAAGAGCGTAAACATTCCCGGGGAACCGCCAGGGATCGTACTGAACGCAGCGACGTCGGTGTGGATGCCGGTTTCTCCACGGCGGTTGTTTGACTTCCTAGGAAATGAAGGGCTGAGATCCGAATGGGACATCTTATCTAACGGTGGACCAATGAAAGAGATGGCCCATATAGCTAAAGGACATGACCATTCCAACTCCGTCTCCCTCCTCCGTGCCAGC GCTGTAAATGCGAACCAGAGTAGTATGCTGATACTACAAGAGACGAGCATAGACGCAGCAGGAGCGCTTGTGGTGTACGCGCCTGTTGATATCCCCGCAATGCAAGCTGTGATGAACGGTGGTGATTCTGCTTACGTTGCACTCCTTCCCTCGGGATTTGCCATCCTCCCGAACGCTCAGGCCGGTACGCAACGCTGCGCCACAGAGGAACCTAACGGTAACGGAAACGGAAACGGAAACGGAGGGATGTGCATGGAGGAAGGAGGGTCGTTACTAACGGTGGCGTTTCAGATACTGGTGAATAGTTTGCCTACGGCTAAGTTGACGGTGGAATCTGTAGAGACGGTTAATAATCTGATATCGTGCACGGTTCAGATGATTAAAGCTGCTCTTCATTGTGATAGCACCTGA
- the LOC104749153 gene encoding homeobox-leucine zipper protein HDG1 isoform X2, whose amino-acid sequence MNFNGFLDNTSSGVDGAGASKLLSDVPYNNNHHFSFSAVDTMLGTTAAITPSLHSRTPNSRPFSSHGLSLGLQTNGEMSRNGEVLLESNVTREKKTSRGGGEDVTTESRSESDNAEAVSGDDLDTSDDRPPFKKKKRYHRHTPKQIQDLESVFKECAHPDEKQRLDLSRRLNLDPRQVKFWFQNRRTQMKTQIERHENALLRQENDKLRAENMSVREAMRNPMCGNCGGPAVLADISMEEQHLRIENSRLKDELDRVCALTGKFLGRSNGSHYIPDSALVLGVGVGSAGCNGGAGGGGFTLSSPRFEISNGTGSGLASVNHHQPSVSVSDFDHRSRYLDLALAAMDELVNMAQTRDPLWVRSSDTGFDVLNREEYDTSFSRCVGPKPDGFVSEASKESGTVIINSLALVETLMDSERWAEMFPSMISRTSTTEIISSGMGGTRNGALHLMQAEFQLLSPLVPVRQVSFLRFCKQHAEGVWAVVDVSIDSIREGSSSSCRRLPSGCLVQDMANGYSKVTWIEHTEYDENRTHRLYRPLLSCGLAFGAHRWMAALQRQCECLTILMSSTVSPSPSPTPINCNGRKSMLKLAKRMTDNFCGGVCASSLQKWSKLNVGNVDEDVRIMTRKSVNIPGEPPGIVLNAATSVWMPVSPRRLFDFLGNEGLRSEWDILSNGGPMKEMAHIAKGHDHSNSVSLLRASAVNANQSSMLILQETSIDAAGALVVYAPVDIPAMQAVMNGGDSAYVALLPSGFAILPNAQAGTQRCATEEPNGNGNGNGNGGMCMEEGGSLLTVAFQILVNSLPTAKLTVESVETVNNLISCTVQMIKAALHCDST is encoded by the exons ATGAATTTCAACGGTTTTCTCGACAATACTTCCTCCGGCGTCGACGGTGCCGGAGCCTCGAAGCTTCTCTCCGATGTTCCGTACAATAATAACCACCACTTCTCTTTCTCCGCCGTTGACACCATGCTCGGAACCACCGCCGCCATTACTCCTTCTCTCCACAGCCGTACACCTAACTCTCGCCCTTTCTCTTCTCATGGCCTCTCCCTCGGACTC CAGACAAATGGAGAGATGAGTAGAAACGGAGAGGTACTATTGGAGTCGAATGTAACTCGCGAGAAGAAGACtagtagaggaggaggagaagatgtAACAACAGAAAGCAGATCTGAAAGTGATAACGCTGAAGCTGTCTCCGGTGACGATTTAGATACCTCCGATGATAGACCTCctttcaaaaagaagaaacgttACCATCGTCACACCCCTAAACAAATTCAAGACCTCGAATc ggtttttaaagaGTGTGCACATCCAGACGAGAAGCAACGTCTTGATCTTAGCCGTCGACTTAACTTAGATCCTCGTCAAGTCAAGTTCTGGTTCCAGAATCGTCGGACTCAGATGAAG ACCCAGATTGAGCGGCATGAGAACGCTTTGTTGAGGCAAGAGAACGACAAGCTTCGAGCTGAGAATATGTCAGTACGCGAAGCTATGAGAAACCCTATGTGCGGTAACTGCGGCGGACCTGCCGTTCTCGCCGACATCTCCATGGAAGAGCAACATCTTCGCATCGAAAACTCCCGTCTTAAAGATGAGCTTGACCGTGTCTGTGCCTTAACCGGTAAATTCCTTGGCCGGTCTAACGGTTCTCATTATATACCGGACTCCGCACTTGTTCTCGGTGTTGGTGTTGGCTCTGCTGGATGTAAcggtggtgctggtggtgggGGTTTCACTCTCTCGTCTCCTAGATTTGAGATTTCTAATGGAACCGGTTCTGGTTTGGCTTCGGTTAACCATCATCAACCATCGGTTAGTGTTAGTGATTTTGATCATAGATCGAGGTATTTGGATTTGGCTCTTGCCGCTATGGATGAGCTTGTCAATATGGCTCAGACACGTGACCCGCTCTGGGTTAGGAGTTCGGATACTGGTTTTGATGTGTTGAACCGGGAAGAGTACGACACAAGTTTTAGTCGGTGTGTTGGACCTAAACCAGATGGGTTTGTCTCAGAAGCTTCTAAAGAATCTGGGACTGTTATCATCAATAGCTTAGCCCTCGTTGAAACTTTGATGGACTCG gaacgATGGGCGGAAATGTTTCCAAGTATGATCTCAAGaacttcaaccactgagattaTCTCTAGTGGCATGGGAGGGACACGAAATGGTGCACTTCACctg ATGCAAGCAGAGTTTCAACTGCTGTCTCCACTAGTGCCGGTTAGACAAGTCTCGTTCTTGCGGTTCTGTAAACAGCACGCAGAAGGTGTTTGGGCGGTCGTGGATGTCTCAATTGATTCCATTAGAGAAGGATCTTCTTCGAGCTGTAGAAGGTTACCGTCCGGTTGCCTCGTACAAGACATGGCCAATGGCTACTCTAAG GTAACATGGATAGAGCATACGGAGTATGACGAAAACCGCACCCACCGTTTATACCGACCGTTACTCAGCTGTGGCCTAGCGTTTGGCGCACATCGATGGATGGCTGCGTTACAACGTCAATGCGAATGCCTAACCATTCTCATGTCCTCCACTGTTTCCCCTTCCCCTAGCCCAACCC CCATAAACTGCAATGGGAGAAAAAGTATGCTAAAGCTAGCGAAGAGGATGACTGATAATTTCTGCGGGGGAGTCTGTGCTTCATCATTACAGAAATGGAGCAAACTTAACGTAGGTAACGTGGACGAGGACGTTAGGATCATGACTAGGAAGAGCGTAAACATTCCCGGGGAACCGCCAGGGATCGTACTGAACGCAGCGACGTCGGTGTGGATGCCGGTTTCTCCACGGCGGTTGTTTGACTTCCTAGGAAATGAAGGGCTGAGATCCGAATGGGACATCTTATCTAACGGTGGACCAATGAAAGAGATGGCCCATATAGCTAAAGGACATGACCATTCCAACTCCGTCTCCCTCCTCCGTGCCAGC GCTGTAAATGCGAACCAGAGTAGTATGCTGATACTACAAGAGACGAGCATAGACGCAGCAGGAGCGCTTGTGGTGTACGCGCCTGTTGATATCCCCGCAATGCAAGCTGTGATGAACGGTGGTGATTCTGCTTACGTTGCACTCCTTCCCTCGGGATTTGCCATCCTCCCGAACGCTCAGGCCGGTACGCAACGCTGCGCCACAGAGGAACCTAACGGTAACGGAAACGGAAACGGAAACGGAGGGATGTGCATGGAGGAAGGAGGGTCGTTACTAACGGTGGCGTTTCAGATACTGGTGAATAGTTTGCCTACGGCTAAGTTGACGGTGGAATCTGTAGAGACGGTTAATAATCTGATATCGTGCACGGTTCAGATGATTAAAGCTGCTCTTCATTGTGATAGCACCTGA
- the LOC104749153 gene encoding homeobox-leucine zipper protein HDG1 isoform X3: protein MNFNGFLDNTSSGVDGAGASKLLSDVPYNNNHHFSFSAVDTMLGTTAAITPSLHSRTPNSRPFSSHGLSLGLTNGEMSRNGEVLLESNVTREKKTSRGGGEDVTTESRSESDNAEAVSGDDLDTSDDRPPFKKKKRYHRHTPKQIQDLESVFKECAHPDEKQRLDLSRRLNLDPRQVKFWFQNRRTQMKTQIERHENALLRQENDKLRAENMSVREAMRNPMCGNCGGPAVLADISMEEQHLRIENSRLKDELDRVCALTGKFLGRSNGSHYIPDSALVLGVGVGSAGCNGGAGGGGFTLSSPRFEISNGTGSGLASVNHHQPSVSVSDFDHRSRYLDLALAAMDELVNMAQTRDPLWVRSSDTGFDVLNREEYDTSFSRCVGPKPDGFVSEASKESGTVIINSLALVETLMDSERWAEMFPSMISRTSTTEIISSGMGGTRNGALHLMQAEFQLLSPLVPVRQVSFLRFCKQHAEGVWAVVDVSIDSIREGSSSSCRRLPSGCLVQDMANGYSKVTWIEHTEYDENRTHRLYRPLLSCGLAFGAHRWMAALQRQCECLTILMSSTVSPSPSPTPINCNGRKSMLKLAKRMTDNFCGGVCASSLQKWSKLNVGNVDEDVRIMTRKSVNIPGEPPGIVLNAATSVWMPVSPRRLFDFLGNEGLRSEWDILSNGGPMKEMAHIAKGHDHSNSVSLLRASAVNANQSSMLILQETSIDAAGALVVYAPVDIPAMQAVMNGGDSAYVALLPSGFAILPNAQAGTQRCATEEPNGNGNGNGNGGMCMEEGGSLLTVAFQILVNSLPTAKLTVESVETVNNLISCTVQMIKAALHCDST from the exons ATGAATTTCAACGGTTTTCTCGACAATACTTCCTCCGGCGTCGACGGTGCCGGAGCCTCGAAGCTTCTCTCCGATGTTCCGTACAATAATAACCACCACTTCTCTTTCTCCGCCGTTGACACCATGCTCGGAACCACCGCCGCCATTACTCCTTCTCTCCACAGCCGTACACCTAACTCTCGCCCTTTCTCTTCTCATGGCCTCTCCCTCGGACTC ACAAATGGAGAGATGAGTAGAAACGGAGAGGTACTATTGGAGTCGAATGTAACTCGCGAGAAGAAGACtagtagaggaggaggagaagatgtAACAACAGAAAGCAGATCTGAAAGTGATAACGCTGAAGCTGTCTCCGGTGACGATTTAGATACCTCCGATGATAGACCTCctttcaaaaagaagaaacgttACCATCGTCACACCCCTAAACAAATTCAAGACCTCGAATc ggtttttaaagaGTGTGCACATCCAGACGAGAAGCAACGTCTTGATCTTAGCCGTCGACTTAACTTAGATCCTCGTCAAGTCAAGTTCTGGTTCCAGAATCGTCGGACTCAGATGAAG ACCCAGATTGAGCGGCATGAGAACGCTTTGTTGAGGCAAGAGAACGACAAGCTTCGAGCTGAGAATATGTCAGTACGCGAAGCTATGAGAAACCCTATGTGCGGTAACTGCGGCGGACCTGCCGTTCTCGCCGACATCTCCATGGAAGAGCAACATCTTCGCATCGAAAACTCCCGTCTTAAAGATGAGCTTGACCGTGTCTGTGCCTTAACCGGTAAATTCCTTGGCCGGTCTAACGGTTCTCATTATATACCGGACTCCGCACTTGTTCTCGGTGTTGGTGTTGGCTCTGCTGGATGTAAcggtggtgctggtggtgggGGTTTCACTCTCTCGTCTCCTAGATTTGAGATTTCTAATGGAACCGGTTCTGGTTTGGCTTCGGTTAACCATCATCAACCATCGGTTAGTGTTAGTGATTTTGATCATAGATCGAGGTATTTGGATTTGGCTCTTGCCGCTATGGATGAGCTTGTCAATATGGCTCAGACACGTGACCCGCTCTGGGTTAGGAGTTCGGATACTGGTTTTGATGTGTTGAACCGGGAAGAGTACGACACAAGTTTTAGTCGGTGTGTTGGACCTAAACCAGATGGGTTTGTCTCAGAAGCTTCTAAAGAATCTGGGACTGTTATCATCAATAGCTTAGCCCTCGTTGAAACTTTGATGGACTCG gaacgATGGGCGGAAATGTTTCCAAGTATGATCTCAAGaacttcaaccactgagattaTCTCTAGTGGCATGGGAGGGACACGAAATGGTGCACTTCACctg ATGCAAGCAGAGTTTCAACTGCTGTCTCCACTAGTGCCGGTTAGACAAGTCTCGTTCTTGCGGTTCTGTAAACAGCACGCAGAAGGTGTTTGGGCGGTCGTGGATGTCTCAATTGATTCCATTAGAGAAGGATCTTCTTCGAGCTGTAGAAGGTTACCGTCCGGTTGCCTCGTACAAGACATGGCCAATGGCTACTCTAAG GTAACATGGATAGAGCATACGGAGTATGACGAAAACCGCACCCACCGTTTATACCGACCGTTACTCAGCTGTGGCCTAGCGTTTGGCGCACATCGATGGATGGCTGCGTTACAACGTCAATGCGAATGCCTAACCATTCTCATGTCCTCCACTGTTTCCCCTTCCCCTAGCCCAACCC CCATAAACTGCAATGGGAGAAAAAGTATGCTAAAGCTAGCGAAGAGGATGACTGATAATTTCTGCGGGGGAGTCTGTGCTTCATCATTACAGAAATGGAGCAAACTTAACGTAGGTAACGTGGACGAGGACGTTAGGATCATGACTAGGAAGAGCGTAAACATTCCCGGGGAACCGCCAGGGATCGTACTGAACGCAGCGACGTCGGTGTGGATGCCGGTTTCTCCACGGCGGTTGTTTGACTTCCTAGGAAATGAAGGGCTGAGATCCGAATGGGACATCTTATCTAACGGTGGACCAATGAAAGAGATGGCCCATATAGCTAAAGGACATGACCATTCCAACTCCGTCTCCCTCCTCCGTGCCAGC GCTGTAAATGCGAACCAGAGTAGTATGCTGATACTACAAGAGACGAGCATAGACGCAGCAGGAGCGCTTGTGGTGTACGCGCCTGTTGATATCCCCGCAATGCAAGCTGTGATGAACGGTGGTGATTCTGCTTACGTTGCACTCCTTCCCTCGGGATTTGCCATCCTCCCGAACGCTCAGGCCGGTACGCAACGCTGCGCCACAGAGGAACCTAACGGTAACGGAAACGGAAACGGAAACGGAGGGATGTGCATGGAGGAAGGAGGGTCGTTACTAACGGTGGCGTTTCAGATACTGGTGAATAGTTTGCCTACGGCTAAGTTGACGGTGGAATCTGTAGAGACGGTTAATAATCTGATATCGTGCACGGTTCAGATGATTAAAGCTGCTCTTCATTGTGATAGCACCTGA